CGGTCCGCGGCAGATGCCTGCTCGAGCAGGCGGGTGAACAGTCCGAGACGGGGCCTGGTCATGGGGAGGTGAGCTCCTGGGTATCGGCGGGGTGCGGGGTGTCGGTGAGCCGGATGTCCCCGGCCCCCGGGATGGCGGCGAGCAGCTGCCGGGTGTACTCGTGATGGCGGTCGCCGAGGACCTGGGCGACCTCACCCTGCTCGACCTGCACGCCGCGCCGCAGCACCGAGACGGTGTCGGCGACCTGCCGCACCACCGCGAGGTCGTGGGAGATGAACACGTAGGTCAGGCCGAGTTCGTCCTGGAGCCGCGCCAGCAGGCGCAGGATCTGCGCCTGCACGGTGACGTCGAGTGCGGAGACCGCCTCGTCGAGCACGACCACGTCGGGCTGGAGGATCAGGGCCCGGGCTATCGCGACCCGCTGGCGCTGGCCGCCTGAGAGCTCGCGGGGTCGGCGCGTGGCGACCTCGGCGGGCAGGGCCACCAGATCGAGGTGATGCATCGCGGCGCTGCGCCGCTCGGCCCGGTCGCCGCGGCCGGTGTTGCGCAGCGGCTCCTCGAGGATCGCGGAGACCGTCTGGCGCGGGTCGAGGGACCCGAAGGGGTTCTGGTGGACCAGCTGGACGGTGGAGCGGAACTCGCGCAGTGCGCGGCCTCCGCGCAGAGCGGTGACCTCGGTGTCGGCGACCCGGATGGCGCCGGCGGTGGGGGTGCGGAAGCCCGCGATCGCGCGACCGGTGGTGGTCTTCCCGGAGCCGGACTCCCCCACCAGGGCGTGGGTCGTGCCGCGTGGGATGTCGAAGGAGAGGTCCTCGATGGCAACGAAGGGTGCCGCGCCGCTGCGTCCGCCGAATTCCTGGCGCAGGGAGCGCACGGAGACCAGCGGCTCCTGGGCTTCGACGGGGAGGTGAGGTCGGCGGTCGACGACACGGCGCAGCGAGGGGGCGTCGGAGAGCAGGGTGCGGGTGTATGCGGCGGTCGGGGCGACGAGCACCTCGGCCGTCGGGCCCGACTCCTCCACCCGGCCGTCGCGCATGACCACCAGGGTGTCGGCTCGTTCGGCGGCGACGGCGAGGTCATGGGTGATGAGCAGGACCCCGGCGCCGGTCGCCTCGCGCAGCTCGTCGATGAGGTCCAGCACGGTGGCCTGGACGGTGACGTCCAGGGCGCTGGTGGGCTCGTCGGCGATCAGCAGCTCGGGCTCGAGGGCGAGCGCCGCGGCGATCAGCACGCGCTGGCGCATGCCGCCGGAGAGCTCGTGGGGGTACTGGCCCGCGCGGGTAGCGGGATCGTCCAGGCCCACCAGACCCAGCAGCTCCACGACCCGGGCGCGGATCGCGTCTCGGTCCCGCCAGCCGTGGATCCGCAGCGGCTCGGCGACGGCATCGCCGACGGTTCGCACGGGATCGAGCGAGCTGGTGGGGTCCTGAGGGATCAGCCCGATGCGGGTGCCGCGCAGGGCGCGCCACTCCCGCTCGCGCAGCCCCACCAGCTCCTGGGCCGTGCCGTCGTCCCCCGTGAGGGTGATGGAGCCGCCGGTGACGGTGCCATTGTCGGCGAGCAGTCCGATGACGGCCTGGGCCGCGGACGACTTTCCGGAGCCGGACTCCCCGACCAGGGCGGTGACCCCGCCGCGGGTGAGGGTGAGGTCGATGCCGCGCACCGCCTCGACGGGGCCGCGCCGGGTCCGATACGTGACCGAGAGGTCGCGCACGGCGAGCAGTGGTGCCGGGGCGGGACGGGGATCGTGCGGGCCGGTCATGGGCGCTCCGCCTTTCCGAGGGCGTCGCTGAGACGGTTGGTGGACAGCACGACCGCGGCGACGACGAGGCCGGGCAGCAACGTCAGCCACCAGGCGGTGGCGACATAGTCGCGGCCCTCGGCGATGAGCAGCCCCCATTCCGGAGTGGGCGGCGGCGCACCGTAGCCGAGGAAGCCGAGGGTGGAGATCTGCAGGATCGCGGAGCCGAGCTGGAGCGCGGCCAGGGCGATCACCGGTGCGGCGGAGTTGGGCAGGATATGGCGCCACAGGATCGCGGGCAGGGTGCCGCCGGAGCCGAACGCCGCTTCGACGTACTCGCTGCGGCGCACCTCGAGCACGCGGGAGCGGGTGAGCCGGGCGAAGGTCGCGATCGAGGTGACCCCCACCGCGATCGCAGCGTTGGTGGTGCCGAAGCCGAGCAGGATCACGACCGACAGCGAGAGCAGCAGGCCGGGGATGGCCAGCAGCACGTCGACCACGCGCATGAGGGCCTCCTCGATGAGGCCGCCGACGGTGCCGGCGACGACGCCGATCGTGGTGCCGACCACGAGCCCGACGGCGACGGCGACCAGCGCCGCGGTGATCGAGTGGGACGCGCCGTGGACCACGCGGGAGAAGACGTCCCGGCCGGTCGCGTCGGTGCCGAACCAGTGCTGCGCGCTGGGTGCCTGGAGGGCAGGGCCGACGGAGGAGGTCGGGTCGTGGGCGGTGAACGCTGCCGGGATCAGCGCCCAGGCGAGTGCAAGGGCGAGCACCATCATCGCGAGCAGCACCGTGGGGCGCAGGGCGGGTGAGCGCCGTCGGGTGCGAGCGGTGTCCGGTCCGCCGACGGGCCGGGTGGTGAGGCTCTGCAGGCTCATGCCGCACCCACCGCCGCTCCGCGGGTCGGGACCGTCGGGGCGACAGCTCGGTCGCTGCGTCCAAGCCTCGCGTCCAGGACCGGGTAGAGCAGGTCCACCACGAGATTGATCAGCACGAACACGACGGTGGAGAGCACCACCACCGCCATCAGCACCGGGGTGTCGCGGGCGGCGACGGCCTGGGCGGTCAGCTGCCCGATCCCCATCCGTCCGAACACCGTCTCGGTGACGACCGCGCCGCCGATCAGCTCGCCGAACAGCAGCCCGGCCATGGTCATCGCGGGCAGCAGGGCGTTGCGAGCGACGGTGTGCCACAGCAGGTGCCAGGTGGAGGCTCCGCGGGCGCGGGCCACCCCCACGAAGGGCTGCGCGGAGACCTCATCGATCGAGCGGATGAGCACCTGCGCGAGCGGGGCCGCGATCGGGATCGCGAGGGTCGCCACCGGAAGGATCAGTGACTGCACGGGACCGGCGTTCAGCACCGGGACCAGACCAAGGCGGAACGAGAAGATCTGGATCAGCATGATCCCGATCCAGAACACCGGCAGGGAGACCATGAGCGGCGGCAGTCCTCGCAGCGCGGCCCGCAGTCCGTGGGTCAGGCGGCTCGACCGCAGGCTCACGTGGGTGGCGGTGAAGGCGATCGCCACCGCGATCAGCACGGCGAGGGCGAGGCCCAGGGCAGCGAGCACGATGGTCGAGGGCAGGGCCTCGGCCAGGAGGGCAGAGACTGCCGCTCCGCTCTGGACGGAGTAGCCGAGGTCGCCGCGCAGGAAGGAGCCGGCCATGTCCAGGTACTGCAGGAGCACTGGCCGGTCCGCCCCGTAGGCGGCCCGGATCTCGGCGAGCTGCGCGGCGGTCAGGCCGAGGTCAGGGTTTCCGTAGCGGGCCAGCACCGCGTCTCCCGGGAGGGCCGCGAGCAGGATGTAGGCCACGGTGAACGCGAGTGCCAGGACCAGCAGCGCACCGCCGAGTCGGCGCAGCACGTAATGCATTGCCCCTCCCTCAGCCCGCGAGCCAGGTGCTGTAGAAGCTCGGCCGTCCCACGGACTCGGTGGCGAAGCCCTGCACCTCGCTGACGAACCCGAACACCTGCGGCTCCTCGAACAGCGGCAGCGCGTAGGCGTTCTCGGACAGGTGCGCCTGGGCGGCGGCGGAGGCCTCGGCGCGGCCTTCCTCGTCCGGGACGGAGGCGATCTGCGCCAGCAGCGCATCGAGCTCCTCGTCGCCGACGCTGCCGTCGGGATAGCCGTTGAGCAGGGCGTTGCGGTTCCCGGAGGAGAAGTGGGACTTGATCACGTCGTAGTCGGCCCGACCCACCATCGAGTGGTACACCTGCACGGTGCCGGGCTCGGCCCGGGCGGCGTCCTGCGCGGCCTGGTCGCCCGGGAGCAGCTCCACGGCGATGCCCAGCTCGGCCAGCTGCTCCTGGATCAGGGTGACCACCTCGCGGGAGCGGGGCTGCGGAAGGGCCTCGTTGAAGGTCAGGGTCAGCGCCTGACCGTCCTTGGTGCGGGTGCCGTCGGCTCCCGCCGTCCACCCGGCCTCGTCGAGCAGCGTGGCTGCCCGCGCCGGGTCGTGGACGTAGCTCTCGGAGGTGTCGACGTAGCCCAGCGCGGTGGCGGCGAGGATCCCGGTGGCCAGCGGATAGCTGTCCGAGAAGAGGGTGTCCACGATGGCCTGTCGGTCGATCGCGGCGATGAGCGCCTGCCGGGTGCGCACGTCGTCGAGAGCAGGGTCGCGGAAGCGGAAGTTGAGGCTGTTGTTCACGCCGTTGGTCGTCGCGGCGTGCAGGGCCAGCGCATCGGTGGCGAACTGGGCCTCGTCCGGCGCGTCGATCTGGCGGGCGATGTGGGCCTGCCGGGAGGTGACGGTGCCGACGCGGACGGAGGACTCCGCCGCGACGATGATGTCGATCTCGTCGAGCAGGGCACGGCCGCTGTGCGCGAGGGAGGCGGGGCCCCAGGCGTAGTCCTCGCGGACGGCGAGCTTCAGCCGCGTGCCGATCTCCTCCTCGACGATGGTGAACGGACCCGAGGCGATGATGTCGGTCGCGTTGCCGGGGCCGAACTCCTCGCCGGTGCGGTCGAGCGTGGCGTTCGAGAGCAGGCCGGAGTTGATCGTGGAGACGGCCTGTGCGAAGCCCGGGGCGGGGGCGGAGAAGTGGAAGCGCACCGTGGTCGCGTCCACGACCTCGCCGCGGTCGTAGTTGTTGAATCTCCTATGTCTGTCAAGCCCCGGTGAGCTCATTCTGAGCGGCGGTGTTGAGGCGGCGGTAGATGTCGCGGGCGAGGTAGCGCTTGAGGCAGCGACGGATCTCCCGGAGGGTGCGCCCTTCGGCGGTACGGCGCTCGACGTAGGCGCGGGTTCGCGGGTCCATTCGCATGCGGGTGACGACGGCCATGTGGAGTGCTCGGTTGAGGCGCCGGTCGCCACCCCGGTTGATCCGGTGCCGGACGGTGTTGCCCGATGACGCGGGGATGGGGCTGGTTCCAGCGAGGCTGGCGAACGCGGACTCGGATCGAATGCGGCCCAGGTGTGACCACGCGGTCAGAGCGACGGCGGCGGTGACTGGGCCGATGCCGGGCTGGTTGAGCAGGCCACCGGCGGGGCTCTGCCGGACCAGGTCCGTGATCCGCGTGGTGATCTCCTTGAGCTCGCCGTCGAGGGCGGCGACGCGTTTGGCGAGCCGGATCGCTTCACCACGGGCGGTGGCCGTGGCGAGCTCTTCGTCGCGGGTGCGCCACGCCGCGGTCGTGGCGATCTGGGTCGCGGTGAGCGGGCGGCGGGCATCGATACCGAGGTCGACCACGCGCAGTAGCGCGGTGAGCGCGTTGATCGTCGCGGTGCGCTCGGTGCTCATGTGGTCGCGGGAGGCCAGCAGGACCTTTATGGCAGCGCGAATACCTTCGTCGGCGCGCGGTTGACGCAGTTGCGTCTGCTGCAGCGGGAGCGCTGCTGCGGCGATGCGGCGCGCATCCAGCGGGTCGGACTTGCCGATGCCGCGGTTCGCCCGAGCGTTCATCCGCGGGGCCTCGACGACGGTGTGTCCGGTGTCTGCTGCAGTGCGGGCAAGGCGTGCGCCGTAGGTGCCGGTGCCCTCGATCACCCACAGCGTGTCGAGGTCCCCTCCGGTGCGGCGCCCGACCCAAGACACCGCGCGTGACAAGCCTGCTGCCGTTGCGGGAAACTGAGCCTCATCGACAATCTCGCCCGTCGGGCAGGCCAGGATCGAGACAGCGTGGTTGCGGGCGTGGGTATCCACGCCGATGACGAACGGGCGGGTATGCGCGACGATAGCCATGGCGATCGACGCTCCTCTCTTCGAGACGGACATGGTCACGGTCGCCAAGCGGCCGGCACGGGTCCGGGAAGAGGTCACTTCGGGGCGAATCTGTGATGGGCCACGGCCCGAGGGCCGGGCAGTCTCCTGATGAGGTCACCGAGGTGGGCCGGACGGTGTCGGCCGCACCGACCCGGGCGGACAATTCAACGGGAAGACACCGCAAGCGGGCCAATTGCTTCGAGAGTCACACCCGGTTCGATACGACCGACATCCATCCTGACCGGCCAGTCCCAGACCAGCCAGATCCAGACTCACAGATCGCCTCGGAGACGGTCAGCGCCCGTGCCGGGTCGCCCTTGCCGTAGAGGTCGAAGTTCTTCACCACGTTCTCGGCGTCGATCGGGGTGCCGTCCGAGTAGGTGGCGTCCTCGCGCAGGGTGAAGGTGTACTGGTTGGCGTCCTCGTTGACCTCGGGCAGAGCGGTGGCGATCCACGGCTCCAGCGTCAGCGTCTCGGGGTTCTGGTAGAGCAGACGATCGGTGACGTTGTTGACCACGCCGCCGTTCGGGTAGAAGCCGCCGGCCGGCGGGTACAGCGTGGACCAGGTCTGCGGCTCGAGGTAGGTCAGGGTGCCGCCCTGCTGCGGCTCGCCGGACGCCGCGCCGGAGCCACCGCTACCGCTGCTGCCACCGCAGGCGGCCAGCGCTGCGGCGGCGGGCACGGAGAGCCCGAGGGTGAGGGCGAGGCGGCGGGTGGGACGGGGCGCTGGGGACATGGCGCGGTCTCCTCGTGGGGCAGAGGGCGTGAGCCCGGGTCGGGGCGAGCCGGGAGCACAGAGTCCAGCACGACGCCCCAAAGGGAACCTAATGCTTGTTCATAGCGCGAGATATGTACAGGTCAGAGACCTGATCGTGACGTGATGGGCGCCACAGACCCCGCGCGCGACGTCATGCACGGTCGGGACCGGGTTCAGCGGAAGTCAGCGCGGGGTCGGAGCTGGAACTGCGGGGAGCCTTCGCCATCGCTCCCTGGCAGACCTCGACGATCGCCGGCGCGAAGGAGTTGACGGCAGCCGAGGGACCGCGTCAGAGGTTCCCTCCCCGGTAGAGCGCGAGCAGCAGCTCCTGCGCCGGACCCGTGCACTCGATGGAGGTGTAGTGCTTCCCACCGGCGCCTGTCCGCTCGGTCTCGACCACGCCCAGCAGGGCCGCGAGCGGGGTGGGTCGCCAGTGCTTCGGCTCGCCGGCGAGCAGTCCGATCGCGGCCAGGCGCGGGTTGAGGGACGCGGCCTTCAGGTCGGCGTCCTCTGCGGTGAGGTGGCCGGCGTCGTCCCACGACTGGATCACGGCGGTGAGGCTGCGCAGCGGCACCTCGTCCTCGGTGGGCTCCTCGTGTTCGGTGGGCTCCTCGGCGGTCCGCGGCACCGGTTCGAGGACGGCGGGGGGCGCAGGCTCGTCCTCGAGGTCGGGGGGCGACGTCTCGCTCGGAGCGGCGCGTCGGGCGAACTGCGCCATCGTGCCGAACACGGGGCCGCTGTCCCACCGGTTCGGGGCGGCGAAGACGACCAGGTGGTCCTTGGCCCGCGACACGGCGACGTTCATCAGCTCGGGCGTCGCATCGATGAAGCCTGCCTGGGAGCTGGCGGTGCCGTAGACCGCGGAGAACAGGATGACCGGCCGTTCCGCGCCCTGCAGGCGATGAGCGGTCCCCACCGTGATCTTCTGCGCGAGCCCTCCCGGGAGGTCCGCGTCGGGGCCGGCCTCCTGCACGGCCAGGCGGATCTCCTTGAGGATGAGCCGGGCCTGGGCGGCGAAGGGTGTGACCACGCCGATCAGTTCGGCGTCGGGCACCTTCTTGTTCAGGTCCGGCTCCTGGTGGTGGTAGAGGTCGAAGAGGCTTCCGTAGTTCTCGACGATCCATCGCGCGATGGTGCGGGCCTCGACCTGGTTCACGCGGCTGGACCCCTGCCGGGCGTCCTGGGACTGCGGGACGTCGACCCATTCGAAGGCGGGGCGGAGACCGTGGAGCTTCGAGCTCGCCGGTGGGCGCTTCGGCTCGAGCAGGCCGCCGTACAGCAGCTCGTTGCAGAACCCGATGATGTCCGGATGGCAGCGGAAGTGCTCGCGCAGCAGGAGTCCCGGCATCGCCTCGCCGTAGGTCCATCGCGAGGCGTGGCTCGCCACCCGCATCAGGCTGGAGCCTGCCGAGCAGGTCAGGCCGCGCTCGCGGAGGTCCTCCCGCCAGGTGTGCTCCGGGATGCCGGCGCCGCGGGCCATCTCCCGGTCGGTCTCCTCGTCCAGGGACCACACCGGGGAGAGCTGCTTCTCGTCGCCGACCACGACCGCGCGGCGGGCGAGCCCGAGGATCGGCAGGCCGAGCGGGGTGTCGACCTGACCGGCCTCGTCGACGACCAGCAGATCGATCCGCCCCGCATCGAATCGGGGCGGCTCCTCCTCCTTGGTCCAGAGCCCGAAGTACCGGGGCACCTGGTAGACGGTCATGACGAAGCACGGCGTCAGCGCCGCCGCCTGGGGCCAGTAGCGGTCCACGGCGTCCCGGGTGGTCTTGAACCGCTCCTTCTCCTCGAGGAAGTCGTCGGTGAGCAGCCATTGCGCCTCGAAGAAGTGCACGGCGAGCCAGAACTCGGCATAGCGCAGGGTGCGATCGAGGACCTCGTCGAGCGCCTCGAGCGTCTCGGCCGCGCGCACCGCGTCCAGGTCCTGTCCGCGCAGGTGCTCGGAGGTCGCCAGGCGATCGCAGAGGCGCGCGTAGGCGGCCGACGGGCCCTGCCGGGACATGGTCTCCAGGAGTGCGATGCGATACCCGTCGACCTCGGTGAGGGCCTCGTGGATCCAGCCCTGCACCTCCGAGGGCTCCGCGATCGATCCGAAGTGCTGATGCACCTGGCGGAGGAAGTGGTTGCGGGCGGCGGCGAGGTAGGTGTCCTGCGTGTAGTCGGCGTACGCGCCGCTGCGCTCCTTCTGCTCGACCAGGAACTGCTTCTTCGCCTCGTCGAGCTTGTACTTCGCCGGGCAGTACACGGCCAGCGAGCGCAGCGGGTGCGCGGTCGCGGAGCCGTCCGACGCCTCGGGCAGCCAGCGCAGGTCCAGCGTGCCCGGCTCCCTCTTCGTGACCGAGGAGAAGGAGGAGATGATGTTGGTGACTGCCTGGTTGTTGGTGGAGGTGCCGACGATGACGGGGGCGGCTCCGCGGTCGAGTGCGCGCCGTGTGAGCAGGTTCGCGACGATCGACTGCAGCACCGTGGTCTTCCCGGTCCCGGGAGGTCCGCTCACCGCGGTGACCTCGCCGTCCTCGCTGCCCAGGAAGGCGTGCACGGCGCGGCGCTGGGAGGCGGTGAGCGGGAAGCCGTCGCTCATGGATCCGCATGCGGCGCGGGCGGCCTCGAGGAGCCCGTCGCCGTCGTGGATCCTCATCTCCTCGGCACGGGTGCCCTGCCAGCCCTGGACGGCACGGGTCAGCAGCGCCGTGCCGTTCCCGGTGCGCTCGTAGAAGTCGTAGAGCTGCAGCAGCCCGCCCACCGCGTTGAACCGGTCCAGCTCCTGGACGCAGCAGCGGCTGAGCGTGATCTCCCGGGAGAGGTCCGCGTTCTCCGCCGCGAAGTCCTCGAGCGTCGTGCCGGAGACCGCGCGGAAGAGCGTCTCGGCCAGTCGCACGGCGCCGCGCATCGTCTCGGTGCGCGAGATCTCGGCGGCGACCTCCGTGCGGGTGTGCGCCCAGAAGTCGTGGAGGGATCCGACCATCACCTCCCGGTCCGTGACCGCGGGGGACGACGGACGCTCGGACGGGATCCAGGGCGAGGTGGAGCTCTCGAGGTCCGGCTCCAGGCGGCCGTCGCGGTGCAGCGTCGCCGAGAGCAGGAGCAGCCCGTGCTGGGTGCCGCCCCGGTCGGCCGGGAGGGTCGCGAGGGAGATGACCACGGAGATCGTCGGGTCCCGCCGAGCCTTTCCGCCCTTGGACTTGGGCGCCATGCGGTCGTGATGGGCGAACAGGGCGGCCGTGTCCTCCTCGTCGAGGGCTCCCTCCGTGATCTGCTCGCGGGGCGCCACGACGAAGGGCGAGGCGTCCGTGAAGGTCACCTCCTCGAGCTGGCCCCGTCGGAGCACCTGCGCGAAGTAGTCCGTCACCTCGTCCACCCTGCCGGTCCCCACCGTGCGTCCCCTCTCCCCGTCGCGCCGGAGCGCGCAATCCCCTGCGCTTCCCTGCACCTCACCATGAGCGGGCTGTGGGGCGCAATACCCGGCGCCCCGGGTCCACCCCTGAGCTCGGCCCTTGCTCGCGCCCTCCGCCCGCGAGTCCTCGTCCAGCTCGATGACGTAGGCCGCGAAGATCTCCTCGCGCAGGGCGTCGATCTGCTTCCGGAGCGTCTTGCGCTGCGTGGAGGTGGCACCGGGCGCGCTCAGCAGCTCGGCAGCGCGAGCCCCTTGATCCCCGTCTTCCCGCCCTTCGGTGCAGCGCTGTCCGCGCCCATCGCACGTCCTCTCATCGTGCCTGCCCGGAACGATACGGAAGGGACGTGGTCGGCCGGGGTGAGCGAGCCCGGCGCGTGCGTGGATCGCCCGCGCCCGCTGTCAGCCCGTTCTGCGAAGATCGGAGCCTCCTCCTGTTCCGGAAAGGACCGCCGTGGGTCTGCTCGATCGTCTCCCCGACCGCCGCAGCGCGTCTCAGGGACCTGCTGCTGCGCCCACCTCCTCCCATGGCGCGCCTGCCCTCGGCACTCTCCCCCGCTTCGCGGTCCTGGACCTGGAGACCACGGGCTTGAACCCCGCCTCCGATCGGATCCTCGAGATCGCGATCCTGCGGGCCGACGCGCAGGGCCGGCCGCTCGAGCAGTGGGTCTCGCGCGTGAACCCCGACCGGCCCGTCGGGGCGACTCATGTGCACGGTCTGACCGACGCCGACGTCGCCGCGGCACCGCGCTTCGCCGAGCTCGCCCGCGTCGTCGGCGACGCGCTGCAGGGGATGGTCGTGGTCGCCCACAACGCCGAGTTCGACCTCGGCTTCCTGCAGGCCGAGTTCGCGCGCGCCGGGCTGCCGATGCCGCGCCTGGTGCCGTACTGCACGCTGCAGGGCAGCACCCTCTACCTCCCCCACCTGCGCCGACGCACCCTCGCCGAGTGCTGCGCCGCGCTCGGTGTGCCGCTCCGGAACGCGCACTCCGCCCTCGGCGACGCCTTCGCCGCCGCCGGTCTGCTCGAGCGCTACCTCGCGATGGACGCGCAGACCGGCTACGACGCCGCGCTCACCGCGACCCGGGCGCGAATCGCGGGCGAGCGGCTCGCCGCGTCGCTCGCGGGACCGACGGGGGTCGAGGGGCCGACGGAAGGGCTGCCGACGGCGGGACCCGAGACAGGTTCGGCTCGTTCCCCTCTCACCCCGTCCCGTCCGGGCTCGACGACGGTGGCTCCGCCCGCGCCGACGCCACCGGCACCTGCGTCGGCACCGACTGCACCCAGCGTCACCGCGAACGAGATCTCCCCCGCCGCCGTGCGCGCGTGGGCGCGGTCGCAGGGCATCCCCGTCGGCGACCGCGGGAGGCTGCGCGCTGAGCTCGTGGCGCAGTATCGCGAGGCGATGGACGCGCCCGGGAGCGGGGCGGAGCACGTCGCCGCCTCTGCCGGCCCTGCCGCTGCACGTCCTGCAGTGCCCGCACCGGCGCCGGCCGACGACGCGGCGAGCACCGCTCCCCCGTCGGCCGCCCCGACCGCACGCGCCGACGCCGCCCCGACCGGCCCCACCCCGTCGGCCACACCACCCGCGCCCCTGTCGGCCTCCCTGGCCACCCCGCACGCCGCCACTCCCCCGTCGGCCGCCCCCACCCGGCCCCTCACCATCACCGACGAGTTCGCCGCCGCGCTCGACCACCTCCACGCCGGCCACCACCTCTTCCTCACCGGCAAGGCCGGCACCGGCAAATCCACGCTGATCCGCCACTACCTCGAGAGCACCGAGCGGACCACGATCACGG
This genomic interval from Brachybacterium aquaticum contains the following:
- a CDS encoding IS110 family transposase; amino-acid sequence: MAIVAHTRPFVIGVDTHARNHAVSILACPTGEIVDEAQFPATAAGLSRAVSWVGRRTGGDLDTLWVIEGTGTYGARLARTAADTGHTVVEAPRMNARANRGIGKSDPLDARRIAAAALPLQQTQLRQPRADEGIRAAIKVLLASRDHMSTERTATINALTALLRVVDLGIDARRPLTATQIATTAAWRTRDEELATATARGEAIRLAKRVAALDGELKEITTRITDLVRQSPAGGLLNQPGIGPVTAAVALTAWSHLGRIRSESAFASLAGTSPIPASSGNTVRHRINRGGDRRLNRALHMAVVTRMRMDPRTRAYVERRTAEGRTLREIRRCLKRYLARDIYRRLNTAAQNELTGA
- a CDS encoding ABC transporter permease, yielding MHYVLRRLGGALLVLALAFTVAYILLAALPGDAVLARYGNPDLGLTAAQLAEIRAAYGADRPVLLQYLDMAGSFLRGDLGYSVQSGAAVSALLAEALPSTIVLAALGLALAVLIAVAIAFTATHVSLRSSRLTHGLRAALRGLPPLMVSLPVFWIGIMLIQIFSFRLGLVPVLNAGPVQSLILPVATLAIPIAAPLAQVLIRSIDEVSAQPFVGVARARGASTWHLLWHTVARNALLPAMTMAGLLFGELIGGAVVTETVFGRMGIGQLTAQAVAARDTPVLMAVVVLSTVVFVLINLVVDLLYPVLDARLGRSDRAVAPTVPTRGAAVGAA
- a CDS encoding dipeptide ABC transporter ATP-binding protein, translated to MTGPHDPRPAPAPLLAVRDLSVTYRTRRGPVEAVRGIDLTLTRGGVTALVGESGSGKSSAAQAVIGLLADNGTVTGGSITLTGDDGTAQELVGLREREWRALRGTRIGLIPQDPTSSLDPVRTVGDAVAEPLRIHGWRDRDAIRARVVELLGLVGLDDPATRAGQYPHELSGGMRQRVLIAAALALEPELLIADEPTSALDVTVQATVLDLIDELREATGAGVLLITHDLAVAAERADTLVVMRDGRVEESGPTAEVLVAPTAAYTRTLLSDAPSLRRVVDRRPHLPVEAQEPLVSVRSLRQEFGGRSGAAPFVAIEDLSFDIPRGTTHALVGESGSGKTTTGRAIAGFRTPTAGAIRVADTEVTALRGGRALREFRSTVQLVHQNPFGSLDPRQTVSAILEEPLRNTGRGDRAERRSAAMHHLDLVALPAEVATRRPRELSGGQRQRVAIARALILQPDVVVLDEAVSALDVTVQAQILRLLARLQDELGLTYVFISHDLAVVRQVADTVSVLRRGVQVEQGEVAQVLGDRHHEYTRQLLAAIPGAGDIRLTDTPHPADTQELTSP
- a CDS encoding TIGR04028 family ABC transporter substrate-binding protein — encoded protein: MSSPGLDRHRRFNNYDRGEVVDATTVRFHFSAPAPGFAQAVSTINSGLLSNATLDRTGEEFGPGNATDIIASGPFTIVEEEIGTRLKLAVREDYAWGPASLAHSGRALLDEIDIIVAAESSVRVGTVTSRQAHIARQIDAPDEAQFATDALALHAATTNGVNNSLNFRFRDPALDDVRTRQALIAAIDRQAIVDTLFSDSYPLATGILAATALGYVDTSESYVHDPARAATLLDEAGWTAGADGTRTKDGQALTLTFNEALPQPRSREVVTLIQEQLAELGIAVELLPGDQAAQDAARAEPGTVQVYHSMVGRADYDVIKSHFSSGNRNALLNGYPDGSVGDEELDALLAQIASVPDEEGRAEASAAAQAHLSENAYALPLFEEPQVFGFVSEVQGFATESVGRPSFYSTWLAG
- a CDS encoding ABC transporter permease, which produces MSLQSLTTRPVGGPDTARTRRRSPALRPTVLLAMMVLALALAWALIPAAFTAHDPTSSVGPALQAPSAQHWFGTDATGRDVFSRVVHGASHSITAALVAVAVGLVVGTTIGVVAGTVGGLIEEALMRVVDVLLAIPGLLLSLSVVILLGFGTTNAAIAVGVTSIATFARLTRSRVLEVRRSEYVEAAFGSGGTLPAILWRHILPNSAAPVIALAALQLGSAILQISTLGFLGYGAPPPTPEWGLLIAEGRDYVATAWWLTLLPGLVVAAVVLSTNRLSDALGKAERP
- a CDS encoding DEAD/DEAH box helicase; the protein is MGTGRVDEVTDYFAQVLRRGQLEEVTFTDASPFVVAPREQITEGALDEEDTAALFAHHDRMAPKSKGGKARRDPTISVVISLATLPADRGGTQHGLLLLSATLHRDGRLEPDLESSTSPWIPSERPSSPAVTDREVMVGSLHDFWAHTRTEVAAEISRTETMRGAVRLAETLFRAVSGTTLEDFAAENADLSREITLSRCCVQELDRFNAVGGLLQLYDFYERTGNGTALLTRAVQGWQGTRAEEMRIHDGDGLLEAARAACGSMSDGFPLTASQRRAVHAFLGSEDGEVTAVSGPPGTGKTTVLQSIVANLLTRRALDRGAAPVIVGTSTNNQAVTNIISSFSSVTKREPGTLDLRWLPEASDGSATAHPLRSLAVYCPAKYKLDEAKKQFLVEQKERSGAYADYTQDTYLAAARNHFLRQVHQHFGSIAEPSEVQGWIHEALTEVDGYRIALLETMSRQGPSAAYARLCDRLATSEHLRGQDLDAVRAAETLEALDEVLDRTLRYAEFWLAVHFFEAQWLLTDDFLEEKERFKTTRDAVDRYWPQAAALTPCFVMTVYQVPRYFGLWTKEEEPPRFDAGRIDLLVVDEAGQVDTPLGLPILGLARRAVVVGDEKQLSPVWSLDEETDREMARGAGIPEHTWREDLRERGLTCSAGSSLMRVASHASRWTYGEAMPGLLLREHFRCHPDIIGFCNELLYGGLLEPKRPPASSKLHGLRPAFEWVDVPQSQDARQGSSRVNQVEARTIARWIVENYGSLFDLYHHQEPDLNKKVPDAELIGVVTPFAAQARLILKEIRLAVQEAGPDADLPGGLAQKITVGTAHRLQGAERPVILFSAVYGTASSQAGFIDATPELMNVAVSRAKDHLVVFAAPNRWDSGPVFGTMAQFARRAAPSETSPPDLEDEPAPPAVLEPVPRTAEEPTEHEEPTEDEVPLRSLTAVIQSWDDAGHLTAEDADLKAASLNPRLAAIGLLAGEPKHWRPTPLAALLGVVETERTGAGGKHYTSIECTGPAQELLLALYRGGNL